In Rutidosis leptorrhynchoides isolate AG116_Rl617_1_P2 chromosome 2, CSIRO_AGI_Rlap_v1, whole genome shotgun sequence, one genomic interval encodes:
- the LOC139892426 gene encoding uncharacterized protein isoform X3: protein MSKRGYYYLLKVGRKLWMKSNGLKESVCCKTSTSSKKKRVPCPYVCATFNEHQDTKCQRRTVVQTMRAMTMNMTKLKLCVYHIDMGLEKSKHL from the exons ATGAGCAAGAGAGGGTATTACTACCTCTTAAAAGTAG GAAGGAAATTGTGGATGAAATCCAACGGACTAAAAGAATCAGTTTGCTGCAAGACCTCTACAAG CTCAAAGAAGAAAAGAGTACCTTGTCCTTACGTGTGTGCCACCTTCAATGAGCACCAGGATACCAAGTGCCAAAGGAGAACAGTTGTTCAGACGATGAGAGCAATGACAATGAATATGACCAAACTCAAACT GTGTGTTTATCATATAGACATGGGTCTCGAAAAAAGCAAACATTTATGA
- the LOC139892426 gene encoding uncharacterized protein isoform X1, with protein sequence MVPDEMSPEAADLIDQLLTEDPNQRLGARGTIEVKQHPFFRDINWDTLAWQKVRATNWCMCSISNPILIWNELIQIVFRSTFPPIFAQNSDVILNPHSSKSYESASRTKDRRVTR encoded by the exons ATGGTACCTGATGAAATGAGCCCGGAAGCAGCAGACCTAATTGATCA ATTATTAACTGAAGATCCAAACCAAAGACTTGGGGCTAGGGGAACAATTGAG GTGAAGCAGCACCCATTTTTCAGGGATATCAACTGGGATACGCTTGCATGGCAGAAGGTTAGAGCTACTAATTGGTGTATGTGCTCTATCAGCAATCCAATTTTG ATATGGAATGAATTGATACAGATAGTTTTTAGGTCCACTTTTCCCCCTATTTTCGCTCAGAATTCAGATGTGATCCTAAATCCACATTCCAG CAAGTCATATGAGAGTGCCAGTCGTACGAAGGACCGAAGAGTCACTAGATGA
- the LOC139892426 gene encoding uncharacterized protein isoform X4, with product MSKRGYYYLLKKGRKLWMKSNGLKESVCCKTSTSSKKKRVPCPYVCATFNEHQDTKCQRRTVVQTMRAMTMNMTKLKLCVYHIDMGLEKSKHL from the exons ATGAGCAAGAGAGGGTATTACTACCTCTTAAAA AAAGGAAGGAAATTGTGGATGAAATCCAACGGACTAAAAGAATCAGTTTGCTGCAAGACCTCTACAAG CTCAAAGAAGAAAAGAGTACCTTGTCCTTACGTGTGTGCCACCTTCAATGAGCACCAGGATACCAAGTGCCAAAGGAGAACAGTTGTTCAGACGATGAGAGCAATGACAATGAATATGACCAAACTCAAACT GTGTGTTTATCATATAGACATGGGTCTCGAAAAAAGCAAACATTTATGA
- the LOC139889242 gene encoding uncharacterized protein, translating to MSFVYAANYYIDRRKLWSDLPVHHGFVGKLPWVLMGDFNASLSLEDFTAGSSKVSISMREFRECVDDIQMADINHMGLHFTWNQRPNTCTGILKKIDRVMVNDAFLGVHVNSYALFQPYRISDHSPAILKIPGGDMIRHKHFCFSNYVVFKDEFHDYVAKGWDINIDDHSMFKVVKKMRLLKKPLQKIMWAKGNLHERVVRLREELDDVQKKLDADPFSIACREAESLKLKEFNEALLDEERFLQQKSKVEWLKVGDSNTAYFHKVVKGRVNRSCINAVMDNNGVIQEGKHVADVFVSHYTNFLGNSSTCANMLNPEEIFTKRIPTDIAASMIAQVTEDEVRLAIFGIGEGLIPSFQKSTAYFCNVTAGVKSAIQQLLHFDEGSLPVIYLGVPLISSRLRIKYCQVLVDRVKDKIIKDIEKLMRGFLWCQGSLARGKAKVKWSEVCMPKTEGGLCIKSLKYWNMALMSTHIWNLITQKQSLWVKWIHSYRLCLMHFWAVDVASDASWGWRKMLDIRQSIRQFIIHLVGNGNDTSAWHAIWNDYGPLSNVIASRDIRTAGFTSDSLVSALYVNQSWSWPLSWTSKYPMLDNISFPDTSRSHCCIPRHVFVVWLLVKEKLKTHDHLKPWDHNTQGESSNLSCMLCKGQPDSQTHLFFECPYAVQVWNRIKAFCLLQISVNDWNNFISLIMPVAHRRVARIVAKLVFAASVYYIWQERNNRLFKGAARSVDQLFQDIFSTVRLKLLSLKFKDSVQVRRLKSQWKLA from the exons ATGTCATTTGTATATGCTGCAAATTATTATATTGACAGAAGAAAATTGTGGAGTGATTTACCGGTCCATCATGGTTTTGTTGGGAAATTGCCATGGGTTCTTATGGGAGATTTTAACGCTTCACTTAGCTTAGAAGACTTTACGGCAGGCTCTTCCAAAGTGTCAATTTCCATGAGGGAATTTAGAGAATGTGTTGATGATATTCAGATGGCGGATATTAATCATATGGGGCTCCATTTTACGTGGAACCAACGTCCTAATACTTGTACGGGGATCCTGAAAAAGATTGACAGAGTGATGGTGAATGATGCATTCCTTGGTGTGCACGTGAATTCTTATGCTTTATTTCAGCCTTATCGTATTTCTGATCACAGTCCTGCTATATTGAAGATCCCTGGTGGTGACATGATTCGTCATAAACACTTCTGTTTTAGTAACTATGTTGTCTTCAAGGATGAGTTCCATGATTATGTTGCTAAAGGTTGGGACATTAATATTGATGACCATTCCATGTTTAAGGTGGTTAAGAAGATGCGCTTGCTGAAAAAACCATTGCAAAAAATTATGTGGGCCAAAGGTAATTTGCATGAGCGGGTTGTGAGGCTTCGGGAAGAGCTAGATGATGTGCAAAAGAAACTCGATGCAGATCCTTTTTCAATTGCTTGTCGTGAAGCTGAAAGTTTAAAATTAAAAGAATTTAACGAAGCTTTATTGGACGAGGAACGCTTTTTGCAACAAAAATCCAAAGTTGAATGGCTTAAAGTGGGCGATAGTAATACGGCGTATTTTCATAAAGTTGTGAAAGGTAGAGTAAATCGAAGTTGCATTAATGCAGTTATGGATAATAATGGTGTCATTCAAGAAGGTAAACATGTTGCTGATGTATTTGTTAGTCACTATACCAATTTTCTGGGGAACTCTAGTACATGCGCCAATATGCTAAACCCGGAGGAGATTTTCACTAAGAGGATTCCTACTGATATTGCGGCTTCTATGATCGCGCAAGTGACAGAAGATGAAGTTAGATTGGCTATTTTTGGTATAGGTGAAG GTTTGATTCCTAGTTTTCAAAAGAGCACAGCTTATTTTTGTAATGTGACTGCGGGGGTTAAATCCGCAATCCAACAACTACTTCATTTTGATGAGGGATCTCTTCCGGTTATTTATCTTGGTGTGCCCCTAATCTCATCTCGGCTAAGGATTAAGTACTGTCAAGTATTGGTGGATCGGGTGAAA GACAAAATCATTAAGGATATAGAGAAGCTGATGAGGGGGTTTCTTTGGTGTCAAGGGTCTTTAGCTCGAGGTAAGGCTAAAGTCAAATGGTCTGAAGTTTGCATGCCAAAGACGGAAGGTGGTCTCTGTATAAAGAGTTTGAAATATTGGAATATGGCTCTAATGTCAACGCATATCTGGAATTTGATCACCCAAAAACAATCGCTTTGGGTAAAATGGATACATTCTTATCGTCTATGTTTGATGCATTTTTGGGCGGTTGATGTTGCTTCGGATGCAAGCTGGGGTTGGAGAAAGATGTTGGATATAAGGCAATCTATTCGCcaatttattattcatttggtGGGTAATGGAAATGATACTTCGGCTTGGCATGCTATTTGGAATGATTATGGTCCTTTATCGAATGTTATTGCCTCTCGTGACATCAGAACGGCTGGATTTACAAGTGATTCGCTTGTTTCTGCTTTGTATGTGAACCAGTCGTGGTCATGGCCTCTTTCTTGGACATCTAAGTACCCGATGCTCGATAACATTTCTTTCCCAGATACGTCTAGGTCACATTGT TGTATTCCTAGGCATGTATTTGTGGTTTGGCTTCTTGTTAAAGAAAAGTTAAAAACTCATGACCATCTTAAGCCGTGGGACCACAATACGCAAGGGGAATCTTCTAATCTTTCGTGCATGTTGTGCAAAGGACAACCAGATTCCCAAACTCACCTTTTCTTTGAATGCCCTTATGCAGTGCAGGTTTGGAATCGTATAAAAGCGTTTTGTCTTCTACAGATTAGCGTGAATGACTGGAACAACTTCATCTCCTTGATTATGCCTGTTGCTCATCGTCGTGTGGCAAGAATTGTTGCAAaactagtttttgctgcttcggtGTATTACATTTGGCAAGAGAGGAATAATAGACTTTTTAAGGGTGCAGCTCGTTCGGTAGATCAGCTTTTTCAAGATATCTTCTCCACGGTTCGCCTTAAATTATTGTCATTGAAGTTCAAGGACTCAGTTCAGGTTCGAAGATTAAAGTCTCAATGGAAGCTCGCGTGA
- the LOC139892426 gene encoding uncharacterized protein isoform X2, with translation MRVPVVRRTEESLDEQERVLLPLKRRKLWMKSNGLKESVCCKTSTSSKKKRVPCPYVCATFNEHQDTKCQRRTVVQTMRAMTMNMTKLKLCVYHIDMGLEKSKHL, from the exons ATGAGAGTGCCAGTCGTACGAAGGACCGAAGAGTCACTAGATGAGCAAGAGAGGGTATTACTACCTCTTAAAA GAAGGAAATTGTGGATGAAATCCAACGGACTAAAAGAATCAGTTTGCTGCAAGACCTCTACAAG CTCAAAGAAGAAAAGAGTACCTTGTCCTTACGTGTGTGCCACCTTCAATGAGCACCAGGATACCAAGTGCCAAAGGAGAACAGTTGTTCAGACGATGAGAGCAATGACAATGAATATGACCAAACTCAAACT GTGTGTTTATCATATAGACATGGGTCTCGAAAAAAGCAAACATTTATGA